A single Tenacibaculum sp. Bg11-29 DNA region contains:
- a CDS encoding type IX secretion system membrane protein PorP/SprF, translating to MKKILLVIIYINTVAGVFSQQDPQYTQYMYNQNVINPAYVTNELGVINFGFMHRTQWANAVGSPKTYTFFAHAPITDKFEVGLSLITDNVGDNALKENNVYADFAYTLQLSENHRLSLGLKAGFSSFKTNFANFRFPDDNTISGVLTNDLAFDNQNSITPNFGFGAFYFTDKYYLGVSVPNLLNSKHFTEKNGLKSIGGEEIHLFANAGYVFTLSDLIKLKPSFLLKAIKGSPIVVDTSINVLFNDRFEGGLSYRINDSFSAMFNVKATDNLRIGYAYDYTTTNLSDFNSGTHEVFVLFDFDTLGLKKGYDKSPRFF from the coding sequence ATGAAAAAGATACTTTTAGTAATTATATATATAAATACCGTTGCTGGTGTTTTTTCACAACAAGATCCACAGTATACACAGTACATGTACAATCAGAATGTTATAAACCCAGCTTATGTAACTAATGAGTTAGGGGTAATTAATTTTGGATTCATGCATAGAACGCAATGGGCAAACGCTGTGGGCTCTCCAAAAACATATACTTTCTTTGCCCACGCTCCAATAACTGATAAATTTGAAGTAGGTTTATCTCTTATTACCGACAATGTTGGCGATAATGCTTTAAAAGAAAATAATGTGTATGCCGATTTTGCCTATACATTACAACTAAGCGAAAACCACCGGTTATCACTAGGACTAAAAGCAGGTTTTAGTAGTTTTAAAACAAATTTCGCTAACTTTAGGTTTCCTGATGATAATACTATTAGTGGTGTTTTAACAAACGATTTAGCCTTTGATAATCAAAATAGCATAACCCCTAACTTTGGTTTTGGTGCTTTTTACTTTACAGATAAATATTATCTTGGGGTTTCTGTACCTAATCTTTTAAATTCAAAACATTTTACCGAAAAAAACGGTTTAAAAAGTATTGGTGGAGAAGAAATACATTTATTTGCAAATGCAGGGTATGTTTTTACACTAAGCGACCTTATTAAATTAAAACCTTCTTTTTTATTAAAAGCCATTAAAGGATCTCCTATTGTTGTAGACACTTCTATTAACGTATTATTTAACGACCGTTTTGAAGGAGGTTTATCCTATAGAATAAACGATTCTTTTAGCGCTATGTTTAACGTAAAAGCTACTGATAATTTAAGAATTGGGTATGCATATGATTACACAACAACAAACCTTAGTGATTTTAATTCAGGAACACATGAAGTGTTTGTTCTTTTTGATTTTGACACTTTAGGTCTTAAAAAAGGATATGATAAATCTCCTCGATTCTTCTAA
- a CDS encoding OmpA family protein, giving the protein MKKTITVLFTFFIVICSNAQANRDFKRAKKYFDRAFYSNAIPLFEKAIKKDKNFKTIKNLADSYYFINDMDKAATNYKLLFKYYKKLIDEPYYFRYANTLKATGDYKKADNLLRSYYKKNDAKRLQKLEKEIEYLENIKAIGNRYTIKNLAINTPNSEFGAIQKGNSIIFSAAKKDDEGTSKTYGWTGNGYLDIYKVSLNNETEPFSTSINTKLHESNIIFTKNAKTAYFTRNNLVKGKRKKDNKKITHLQIYKAQLINGKWKNITSLPFNNDEYSSEHPALSDDEKTLYFSSDMPNGYGSFDIYAVTINNNGTYGNPRNLGATINTPKKEQFPFISKDNKLYFSSNGHPGFGSLDVFVSTISNNKYSKPDNIGLPINSGYDDFSFNINNKTKEGFFASNRPEGKGNDDIYKIVEEKALIIEDCKQSISGIITDIDTKEVIGNTLILIGTDNNDLKKIYTDANGAFSFRAICETSYIVIASKEGYQEKRKTIPTSKQRNKDNDASIALKSITEIEKEKRIALQLKAKKAQELKTTATNKLKLQNKTKIEQVIAKEKSLEKNNGRIIIKTDEINFDYKLWYLRKDTKRAINYVIKLMEKYPKMVVEIGTHSDIRGNNRYNLELSQKRATSARIYFIEKGIKPERVIAIGYGETQPLIKCKTEDACTEEQHETNRRCEFVVKQIY; this is encoded by the coding sequence ATGAAAAAAACAATTACAGTCTTATTTACATTCTTCATTGTTATTTGTAGCAATGCCCAAGCAAATAGAGATTTTAAAAGAGCTAAAAAATACTTTGATAGAGCTTTTTATAGCAACGCTATTCCTTTATTTGAAAAAGCTATAAAAAAAGACAAGAACTTTAAAACAATAAAAAACTTAGCAGATTCATATTATTTTATAAACGATATGGATAAAGCAGCTACAAACTATAAGCTACTTTTTAAGTATTATAAAAAATTAATAGACGAACCTTATTATTTCAGATATGCCAATACTTTAAAAGCAACTGGTGATTATAAAAAAGCTGATAACTTATTACGTTCATACTACAAAAAAAACGACGCTAAGAGACTTCAAAAACTGGAGAAAGAAATAGAATATCTTGAAAACATAAAAGCAATAGGTAATCGATATACTATTAAAAATTTAGCTATTAATACACCAAATTCAGAATTTGGAGCAATACAAAAAGGGAACAGTATTATCTTTTCTGCAGCTAAAAAAGATGATGAAGGCACCTCTAAAACATATGGTTGGACAGGAAATGGTTATTTAGACATTTATAAAGTATCATTAAATAACGAAACAGAACCATTTTCAACTTCAATAAACACAAAACTTCACGAATCTAATATCATTTTTACGAAGAATGCTAAAACAGCTTATTTTACTAGAAATAATCTAGTGAAAGGAAAACGTAAAAAGGACAATAAAAAAATTACTCATTTACAGATTTACAAAGCACAGTTAATTAATGGTAAATGGAAAAACATAACCTCACTACCATTTAACAATGATGAATACTCATCAGAACACCCCGCTTTAAGTGATGATGAAAAAACATTGTATTTTTCTTCAGATATGCCTAACGGATATGGTTCTTTTGATATTTATGCTGTTACTATAAATAATAATGGTACCTACGGAAACCCAAGAAACTTAGGAGCAACTATAAACACCCCTAAAAAAGAGCAATTTCCGTTTATTAGTAAAGATAATAAATTATACTTTTCATCTAACGGTCATCCAGGTTTTGGCTCTTTGGATGTTTTTGTTAGTACAATTTCTAATAACAAATACAGCAAACCCGATAATATTGGTTTACCAATAAACTCTGGTTACGATGATTTTTCATTTAACATAAACAACAAAACAAAAGAAGGCTTTTTTGCTTCTAACAGACCAGAAGGAAAAGGAAACGATGATATTTATAAAATTGTAGAAGAGAAAGCTTTAATTATTGAAGATTGTAAACAATCTATTTCAGGTATAATTACTGATATTGATACTAAGGAGGTTATAGGAAATACACTAATTTTAATTGGTACAGATAATAATGATTTAAAAAAAATATATACAGATGCTAATGGGGCTTTTAGTTTTAGGGCAATTTGTGAAACTTCATATATCGTTATAGCCTCTAAAGAAGGGTACCAAGAAAAAAGAAAGACAATCCCTACAAGTAAGCAAAGAAATAAAGATAACGATGCATCTATAGCCTTAAAATCGATTACTGAAATTGAAAAAGAAAAAAGAATTGCATTACAATTAAAAGCTAAAAAAGCACAAGAGTTAAAAACAACAGCCACAAATAAACTAAAACTACAAAACAAAACAAAAATTGAGCAAGTCATTGCTAAAGAAAAAAGTTTAGAAAAAAATAACGGTAGAATTATTATTAAAACTGATGAAATAAACTTTGATTATAAACTTTGGTATTTACGTAAGGATACTAAAAGAGCAATTAACTATGTGATTAAATTAATGGAAAAGTATCCAAAAATGGTTGTCGAAATAGGTACACATTCAGATATTCGAGGAAATAATCGTTACAATTTAGAATTATCACAAAAAAGAGCAACCTCAGCAAGAATCTATTTTATAGAAAAAGGTATTAAACCCGAACGGGTTATAGCTATTGGTTATGGAGAAACACAACCTCTTATAAAATGTAAAACTGAAGATGCTTGTACTGAAGAACAACATGAAACAAATAGGCGATGTGAATTCGTTGTAAAACAAATATATTAA
- a CDS encoding alpha-2-macroglobulin, producing MKKITTLLFMITLFSTTLKAQENYKNLWKQVQEFEKQNLPKSALNVVNTIYAKAEVAQNTPQIIKSLFYKSKFSLTLEEDAQLKIINQFKEHINKSSFPTKNVLENILANLYWQYFKENRWKFYQRTKTSDKVNKNDFRTWDLDTLFAEIHAHYQKSLENGLLLQQTDINKFNDILYTSKDSEKYRPTLFDFLAHNALSFYKTSETNITKPAYQFKIDTKNLISDASTFSKINLKTKDALSLQFNALKIYQELLNFHLRNGNLDALVDVDLERLNFINQHATFQNKEQLFLQTLKTSEKKYQTNEVSGLYTYKIAKIYNQQANSYTYQKNEEVRFKNKEALAVCNQVIKQFPKSTGAKKCELLKQQITSKALAIVSEKFSPINTSSRLLVTYNNISKLYFTTFKINRTQIEELNKTYKEEDRVKFINKLNQVNSWNNDLRNEHDYLSHTTEVIVPKLTQGNYLIVAHENSTLNNTGLYAVANVQISDLVLIENSQNNTKTYQVVNRNTGKPIKNAQILLKNNERRAETSLNKKLITDKNGFATFKSNHTHYNVSATVTSGNDSAVFGNYYLYKHQKQNINALNETTKVKPFIFTDRSIYRPGQTVYFKTIFVQNKKDKSTPFTNEYIQVTLNDVNNQEVKKLDLKLNEFGAASGEIILPNNGLTGEYTFSINKSNKKESLFYNNGNFNFEQKDYITSISVEEYKRPKFETAFKPITKTFKLNDNITVNGFAKAFSGANITDAKVVYRVHRKVQYPNWWYWRKPSYSSDSQEITHGESITDAAGSFSIKFKALPDESVSKDDLPIFNYEVTADVTDINGETRSETIIVKVGYHALIASLQINSTLNKEAKQQKIKITTKNLNEEFAAAIGTVKIYKLQAPKNPLRKRPWNTPDYQDISENEFRKLFPHDSYTKEEVNEKDWKKGELVFDEKFDTKKSKEIALKSIKIWTSGKYIAILNTKDKFNQKVTDKTYFTVTNTIEKEIADSKLFFYNLDKTNYNVGDNVCLQVGSASDNITIVVETEKNHKITNTQLIHLNNGVETIEFPVNKEDIGGFAIKYYFVNYNSFVSGVVNIPVINKQELITIETNTFRDKLQPGTPEKWSFTIKNDKENKVTAEVLASMYDASLDEFKPHNWQFTPISTPTYYSYGNTLNAQHSFGTNSFRLYNNKYTNYNYQNQQYAQLNWFGFAFNNNHRPGKMMMSRKAKMSVPLAETSQELKGRAAGINMQENDVQEEYESAEDAPLAMNTNSTTSKEDQKKTSLKGIKIRKNLQETAFFFPHLTTDKKGNITFSFTTPEALTKWKLQLLAHTKELQSATKTLTAVTQKELMITPNAPRFLREGDKITLSAKISNLSDKNLQGISQLILTDAITGKEINLFDNSSKNQSFNVDTNGNTSVSWNLAIPNNIQAVQYKIIAKAGNFSDGEQNVLPVLSNRMLVTETLPMWVRSNQTKTFSLDKLKNNASSSLKHHKLTLEVTSNPAWYAIQALPYLMEYPYECSEQTFARYYANTLASHIANSNPRIQEVFKQWKSSDALLSNLEKNQELKSLIIQETPWLRDAQSETEQKKRIALLFDLNKMDNEQQRAINKLANMQMSNGGFPWFKGGNYVNRYITQHIVSGFGHLKQLGVRKFETSTTQMLQKAIHFLDEEIVAQYNDLLKEANKIKASKGIDKYEAYLKKNHLSYFAIQYLYMRSFYEKTAASSTAKKAIAYYKNQTAVYWNDYQLYAKAQIALIQFRNNNKTISTKIIKSLKENSITSNELGMYWKSNVAGYYNYQAPIETQALLIEAFAEIENDTKTVDNLKIWLLKNKQTNRWKTTKATTEAVYALLLQGSEWLSITDMIAIKIGDQKIETTKLENVKVEAGTGYFKTSWNGNHIKPAMGEVTISKKGKGIAWGGLYWQYFEDLDKITSAKTPLKLTKKLFKKVNTDTGKELIKITDKTNLKVGDLITVRIALSSDRDMEFIHMKDMRASGVEPTNVLSQYKWQDRLGYYQATKDAATNFFFDRLPKGVYVFEYDVRVNNAGNFSNGITTIQSMYAPEFSSHSKGKRLIIN from the coding sequence ATGAAAAAAATCACAACACTGTTATTTATGATTACACTATTCTCTACCACACTAAAAGCTCAAGAGAATTACAAAAATCTTTGGAAGCAAGTACAGGAATTTGAAAAACAAAACCTTCCCAAATCGGCTTTAAATGTTGTAAATACAATTTACGCTAAAGCGGAAGTTGCTCAAAATACTCCACAAATTATAAAATCTTTATTTTATAAAAGTAAATTCTCATTAACTTTAGAAGAAGATGCGCAACTAAAAATTATTAATCAGTTTAAAGAACATATTAATAAAAGTAGTTTTCCTACCAAAAACGTATTAGAAAATATTTTAGCCAATCTATATTGGCAATATTTTAAAGAAAATAGATGGAAATTTTATCAACGAACTAAAACTTCTGATAAGGTTAACAAAAACGATTTTAGGACCTGGGATTTAGATACACTCTTTGCTGAAATTCATGCCCATTATCAAAAATCTTTAGAAAACGGTTTACTATTACAACAAACAGACATTAATAAATTTAATGACATTTTATACACTTCTAAAGATTCTGAAAAATACCGCCCTACCCTATTTGATTTCTTAGCACACAACGCTCTTAGTTTTTACAAAACGTCTGAAACTAATATTACAAAACCAGCCTATCAATTTAAAATTGACACTAAAAATTTAATAAGCGATGCAAGTACTTTTTCTAAAATAAATTTAAAAACAAAAGATGCATTATCTCTTCAATTTAATGCTCTAAAAATTTACCAAGAGCTACTTAACTTCCACTTAAGGAACGGGAATTTAGATGCATTAGTTGATGTAGATTTAGAACGATTAAATTTTATAAATCAACACGCTACTTTTCAAAATAAAGAGCAACTTTTTTTACAAACACTAAAAACAAGTGAAAAAAAGTATCAAACAAATGAAGTCTCTGGATTGTATACTTACAAAATAGCTAAAATATACAACCAACAAGCAAACTCATATACATATCAAAAAAATGAAGAAGTTCGTTTTAAAAACAAAGAAGCACTTGCTGTTTGCAATCAAGTAATCAAGCAATTTCCTAAAAGTACTGGAGCTAAAAAATGTGAATTATTAAAACAACAAATAACAAGTAAAGCACTTGCTATTGTATCAGAAAAATTCAGTCCAATAAATACATCTTCTCGCCTATTAGTAACTTATAACAATATTAGTAAATTATACTTTACAACTTTTAAGATTAATAGAACTCAGATAGAAGAATTAAATAAAACATACAAAGAAGAAGATCGTGTAAAGTTCATAAACAAACTAAATCAAGTTAATTCTTGGAACAATGATTTAAGAAACGAACATGATTACTTATCTCATACTACAGAAGTAATTGTACCTAAACTTACGCAAGGTAATTATTTAATTGTAGCGCATGAAAATAGCACATTAAACAATACAGGCTTGTATGCCGTTGCAAATGTTCAAATAAGTGATTTAGTTTTAATTGAAAACTCACAAAATAACACAAAGACCTATCAAGTAGTTAATAGAAATACAGGTAAACCTATTAAAAATGCTCAAATACTATTAAAAAATAATGAACGCAGAGCAGAAACAAGCCTAAATAAAAAATTAATTACCGATAAAAATGGTTTTGCTACTTTTAAAAGCAACCACACACATTATAATGTTTCGGCAACAGTTACTTCTGGTAACGACAGTGCTGTTTTTGGGAATTACTATTTATATAAACACCAAAAACAAAATATAAATGCATTAAATGAAACTACCAAAGTAAAGCCATTCATTTTTACAGATAGAAGTATTTATCGTCCAGGGCAAACAGTGTATTTTAAAACAATTTTTGTTCAAAATAAAAAAGATAAATCAACTCCTTTTACAAACGAATACATACAAGTAACCTTAAATGATGTTAATAACCAAGAAGTAAAAAAGCTTGATTTAAAATTAAATGAGTTTGGCGCAGCTTCTGGAGAAATTATACTACCTAACAATGGTTTAACTGGTGAGTATACCTTCTCTATAAACAAGAGTAATAAAAAAGAAAGTCTCTTTTATAATAATGGTAACTTCAATTTTGAACAAAAAGACTATATAACTTCTATTTCTGTAGAAGAATACAAACGCCCAAAGTTTGAAACAGCATTTAAACCTATTACCAAAACTTTTAAACTAAACGATAATATTACTGTAAATGGATTTGCAAAAGCTTTTTCTGGCGCAAATATAACTGACGCTAAAGTTGTGTATAGAGTACACAGAAAGGTGCAATATCCTAACTGGTGGTATTGGCGTAAACCTAGTTATTCTTCAGACTCACAAGAAATTACTCACGGAGAAAGCATTACTGATGCAGCAGGTAGTTTTTCTATAAAATTTAAAGCACTTCCTGATGAAAGTGTTTCTAAAGACGATTTACCTATTTTCAACTATGAGGTTACAGCTGATGTTACCGATATAAATGGAGAAACACGCAGCGAAACAATAATTGTAAAGGTAGGCTACCATGCTTTAATAGCCTCTTTGCAAATAAACTCGACTCTTAACAAAGAAGCTAAACAGCAGAAAATAAAAATTACTACTAAAAATTTAAACGAAGAGTTTGCTGCTGCAATAGGAACTGTAAAAATATATAAATTACAAGCTCCAAAAAATCCATTACGAAAAAGACCTTGGAATACTCCTGATTATCAAGATATTTCTGAAAATGAATTCAGAAAATTATTTCCGCATGACTCATATACTAAAGAGGAAGTAAATGAAAAAGATTGGAAAAAAGGGGAATTAGTTTTTGATGAAAAGTTCGATACTAAAAAATCAAAAGAAATTGCTTTGAAGAGCATTAAAATCTGGACTTCGGGTAAATACATTGCTATTTTAAACACAAAAGATAAATTTAATCAAAAAGTAACCGATAAAACTTATTTTACCGTTACCAATACAATCGAAAAAGAAATAGCCGATAGTAAATTATTTTTCTACAATTTAGATAAAACCAATTACAATGTTGGCGATAACGTTTGTTTACAAGTTGGTTCTGCTTCAGATAACATTACTATAGTAGTTGAAACAGAAAAGAATCATAAAATTACGAATACACAATTAATTCACTTAAATAACGGTGTAGAAACAATTGAATTCCCAGTAAATAAAGAAGATATTGGTGGGTTTGCAATAAAATATTATTTTGTTAATTATAATTCTTTTGTTTCAGGAGTTGTTAATATTCCAGTGATCAATAAACAAGAACTTATAACTATTGAAACAAATACATTTAGAGACAAACTACAACCTGGCACACCCGAAAAATGGAGTTTCACAATTAAAAACGACAAAGAAAATAAAGTTACTGCTGAAGTTTTAGCAAGTATGTACGATGCTTCTTTAGATGAATTTAAACCTCATAATTGGCAATTTACTCCAATAAGTACACCAACTTATTACTCGTACGGAAACACTCTAAATGCCCAACATAGTTTTGGAACTAACAGTTTTAGACTTTACAACAACAAATACACTAATTACAATTATCAAAACCAACAATACGCACAACTAAATTGGTTTGGGTTTGCATTTAATAATAATCATCGACCAGGTAAAATGATGATGAGTCGAAAAGCTAAAATGAGTGTGCCTTTAGCTGAAACATCTCAAGAACTAAAAGGAAGAGCTGCAGGTATAAACATGCAAGAAAATGATGTGCAAGAAGAATATGAGTCTGCAGAAGATGCTCCTCTTGCTATGAACACTAATAGTACTACCAGTAAAGAAGATCAGAAAAAAACATCTTTAAAAGGTATTAAAATTCGTAAAAACTTACAAGAAACAGCTTTCTTTTTCCCGCATTTAACAACTGATAAAAAAGGAAACATTACTTTTAGTTTTACCACTCCTGAAGCATTAACAAAATGGAAATTACAATTACTTGCCCATACTAAAGAATTACAATCGGCAACTAAAACGCTAACAGCTGTAACTCAAAAAGAGTTAATGATTACCCCAAATGCTCCACGTTTTTTAAGAGAAGGTGATAAAATAACATTGAGTGCTAAAATTTCGAATCTGTCAGATAAAAATTTACAAGGTATTTCTCAATTAATTTTAACAGATGCTATTACAGGGAAAGAGATTAATCTATTCGATAATTCATCAAAAAACCAATCTTTTAATGTCGATACAAACGGAAACACAAGTGTTTCGTGGAATTTAGCAATTCCTAATAACATTCAAGCAGTTCAATATAAAATCATCGCCAAAGCAGGTAATTTCTCTGACGGAGAACAAAATGTTTTACCCGTTTTATCTAACCGCATGTTAGTTACCGAAACATTGCCAATGTGGGTTCGTTCAAACCAAACAAAAACGTTTAGTTTAGACAAACTAAAAAACAATGCTTCGTCTAGTTTAAAACACCATAAACTTACTTTAGAAGTAACATCAAACCCAGCTTGGTACGCAATACAAGCGTTGCCATATTTAATGGAGTATCCGTATGAATGTAGCGAACAAACTTTCGCTCGTTATTACGCCAATACTTTGGCTAGTCATATTGCAAATTCAAACCCAAGAATTCAAGAAGTATTTAAACAATGGAAATCTAGTGATGCGTTGTTATCTAATCTTGAAAAAAATCAGGAATTAAAATCCTTAATTATTCAAGAAACTCCTTGGTTACGAGATGCGCAATCAGAAACGGAACAAAAAAAGCGTATTGCATTGTTATTCGATTTAAATAAAATGGACAATGAGCAACAAAGAGCTATTAATAAGCTTGCAAATATGCAAATGAGTAATGGTGGTTTCCCTTGGTTTAAAGGAGGGAATTATGTGAATAGATATATTACACAACATATTGTTAGTGGTTTTGGTCATTTAAAACAATTAGGCGTACGTAAATTTGAGACCTCAACAACACAAATGCTTCAAAAAGCTATCCACTTTTTAGATGAAGAAATAGTAGCGCAATACAATGATTTATTAAAGGAAGCAAATAAGATAAAAGCTAGTAAGGGAATTGATAAATATGAAGCTTACTTAAAGAAAAATCATTTAAGCTACTTTGCTATTCAATATTTATACATGCGTAGTTTTTATGAAAAAACAGCTGCTTCTAGCACTGCTAAAAAAGCAATTGCATATTATAAAAATCAAACCGCTGTTTACTGGAATGATTATCAATTGTATGCTAAGGCACAAATTGCATTAATTCAATTTAGAAATAATAATAAAACGATTTCAACAAAAATTATAAAATCATTAAAAGAAAATAGTATTACTTCTAATGAGCTAGGAATGTACTGGAAAAGTAATGTTGCTGGTTATTATAATTACCAAGCCCCTATTGAAACACAGGCTTTATTAATAGAAGCTTTTGCTGAAATTGAAAACGATACTAAAACGGTTGATAATCTAAAAATATGGTTACTTAAAAACAAGCAAACCAACCGTTGGAAAACAACCAAAGCTACAACAGAAGCTGTATATGCTTTATTATTACAAGGAAGTGAATGGCTTTCAATTACAGATATGATTGCCATAAAAATTGGAGATCAAAAAATTGAAACTACTAAACTAGAAAATGTAAAAGTAGAAGCTGGTACAGGTTATTTTAAAACATCTTGGAACGGAAATCATATAAAACCAGCTATGGGTGAAGTAACCATTTCTAAAAAAGGAAAAGGGATTGCTTGGGGAGGTTTATACTGGCAATATTTTGAAGATTTAGATAAAATTACATCTGCTAAAACACCTTTAAAATTAACCAAAAAATTATTTAAAAAAGTAAATACTGATACAGGAAAAGAGCTTATTAAAATTACTGATAAAACCAATTTAAAAGTTGGTGATTTAATTACTGTAAGAATAGCGCTTAGTTCAGACAGAGATATGGAATTTATTCATATGAAAGACATGCGAGCATCTGGTGTAGAACCAACAAATGTACTTTCGCAATACAAATGGCAAGATCGTTTAGGATATTATCAAGCAACAAAAGATGCTGCAACAAATTTCTTTTTTGATCGTTTACCTAAGGGAGTTTATGTTTTTGAATATGATGTTCGTGTTAACAATGCTGGTAATTTTAGCAATGGCATAACAACTATACAAAGTATGTATGCTCCTGAATTTAGTAGCCATTCTAAAGGAAAACGATTAATAATTAACTAA